One part of the Georgfuchsia toluolica genome encodes these proteins:
- a CDS encoding UbiX family flavin prenyltransferase: MRRLIIGISGASGAIYGIRVLDALRAVPEIETHLVLSPSAKRTIEDETNWTLEQVQALADVVHPHQDIGAAISSGSFRTAGMLVAPCSIKTLSGIASSYNDNLLTRAADVCLKERRRLVLLVRETPLHLGHLEMLAQVTRYGAVILPPVPAFYNRPQTLDDIVNQTVGKALDQFEIEHNLFKRWKETVSAEDTPSRKVQRLHV, encoded by the coding sequence ATGAGGCGTCTAATCATCGGCATCTCCGGCGCTTCGGGCGCCATTTACGGCATCCGCGTGCTGGACGCCTTGAGAGCGGTCCCGGAGATCGAGACCCATCTGGTTCTCTCACCATCGGCAAAACGTACCATCGAGGATGAGACCAACTGGACATTGGAGCAGGTACAGGCACTGGCGGATGTGGTGCATCCACACCAGGATATAGGCGCCGCGATTTCCAGCGGCTCATTCAGGACTGCGGGCATGCTGGTGGCACCATGCTCGATCAAGACCCTGTCGGGCATCGCGTCGTCCTACAACGACAACTTGCTAACCCGTGCCGCCGACGTGTGCCTGAAGGAACGTCGCCGCCTGGTATTGCTGGTACGCGAAACTCCGCTGCATCTCGGTCATCTGGAGATGCTCGCCCAGGTCACGCGCTATGGAGCAGTCATACTGCCGCCAGTGCCGGCCTTCTACAACAGACCGCAGACCCTAGACGACATCGTCAACCAGACAGTGGGCAAGGCGCTCGATCAGTTCGAAATCGAGCACAATCTGTTCAAGCGTTGGAAGGAGACAGTCTCGGCTGAAGACACCCCCTCCCGCAAGGTGCAGCGTCTACACGTTTGA
- a CDS encoding MoaD/ThiS family protein produces MSTTNRVWVSEENVNVRWDSVVDCRHEMLVEELPIPRAQAGAIAKPGERVVVKVWLYGPLANDKVKRPIELEFDGDVTVASVIPELGCRLGDDFLHQVLDTNGRKFNHCLVFVDGVKVDSLDIPVHQGAASLEVEMILLTITEGG; encoded by the coding sequence ATGAGTACGACGAATCGGGTGTGGGTCTCGGAAGAAAACGTGAACGTGCGTTGGGATTCCGTGGTTGATTGCCGCCACGAGATGCTGGTGGAGGAGCTGCCCATTCCGCGGGCGCAGGCAGGTGCTATCGCCAAGCCCGGTGAGCGGGTAGTCGTCAAGGTGTGGCTGTACGGCCCCTTGGCCAATGACAAGGTTAAACGCCCGATCGAACTGGAATTTGACGGGGATGTCACTGTGGCATCGGTTATTCCTGAATTAGGGTGTCGCTTGGGTGATGATTTTCTCCATCAGGTATTGGATACCAACGGCAGAAAGTTCAATCATTGCCTGGTATTTGTCGACGGCGTGAAGGTGGACAGTCTCGACATCCCGGTACATCAAGGCGCAGCATCGTTGGAGGTGGAAATGATCCTGCTAACTATCACTGAAGGAGGTTAA
- a CDS encoding molybdopterin-dependent oxidoreductase, whose product MNDMSDITGQSAKDDWVPTSCALCYGSCSILAHRVDDVVVKIEGNPESVVGKGRLCGKGVSGIMTHYDPNRLTVPLRRTNPKKGLNEDPGWKQISWDEALTEIADVLRRLRADDPRKLTVQRTTTVSASRTPFLAFNAAFGTPNLSAAGGGMHCGNGAHLLSGLMHGSWSIVPDFQYCNYALFFGASKGHAAGHASASNMGMAAEARARGMKMVVVDPMCNFAAAKATEWVPIRVGTDGALALSMCQVMVNELTIYDEPYLQAKTNAPYLIGPNQRYVRDEATGKPMVWDVQFGAARPFSDVKAADMALDGDFEVGGVPCQPAFELLRRHLRKFTPEWAEEITTIPAANIRRLAADFANEAHIGSTIVVDGVTLPYRPVAAIAFRGSQGHMNSVYNFFAISLLNQLVGAADVVGGCLGFNPASNGFEETGRLAYKPHPDADGLMKTGTWMGYHLPYPIAEPRLPEKSGLQDLFVFGLTSPFLDSDDSEDLWQKLELPYRPEVMMNFGANLLMSIANKESVANSLARYKFMFSFDIFLTETSAFADIVLPDCGHLQTLDSRSNYPFIFSLPAGMGEWCWPIRQPVLPPEGEQRRFQDVLLDLADRIGIRADVNAAYNASMNLAAPYRLQGDRQYTYEEICDAELKSNFGPERGLDWFKAHGVLKWPKKPEEVYWRPFADVRVPIYWEFIVPVYEKIKAITEPRGVHVPPEYYEPLPDFLPCLSHQCKAPGFDLYAFYYRDILHTNSFTMENPWLDEAAQLDPLSYTIAINADTGRQKGIADGDWICVENEKGRKVKGRVHLTQAIHPEGLGVAACAGHWGDGMPVAKGKGVFFNDLLELDWEHSSPINLNLDLCARVKVTLEKEGKR is encoded by the coding sequence ATGAACGATATGAGTGACATCACGGGGCAGTCTGCAAAGGACGACTGGGTACCGACCTCGTGTGCGCTTTGTTATGGATCCTGCTCGATACTTGCACATCGCGTTGATGACGTAGTCGTTAAGATCGAGGGCAATCCGGAGAGCGTCGTCGGCAAGGGCAGGCTGTGCGGCAAGGGCGTGAGCGGGATCATGACCCATTATGATCCCAACCGTTTGACGGTGCCCCTGCGGCGAACCAATCCCAAGAAGGGACTCAACGAGGATCCCGGCTGGAAACAGATCAGCTGGGACGAGGCCCTCACCGAGATCGCTGACGTGCTGCGCCGCCTGCGTGCCGATGATCCGCGCAAACTGACGGTACAGCGGACGACCACCGTGTCGGCCAGCCGCACCCCCTTTCTCGCCTTTAACGCCGCCTTTGGAACGCCCAACCTCTCCGCTGCCGGTGGCGGCATGCATTGCGGCAATGGCGCCCACCTGCTGTCGGGGTTGATGCACGGTTCCTGGTCCATTGTGCCCGACTTTCAGTATTGCAACTACGCGTTATTCTTCGGTGCCTCCAAGGGTCACGCCGCCGGCCACGCTTCTGCTTCCAACATGGGTATGGCCGCCGAAGCCCGGGCGCGCGGCATGAAGATGGTGGTGGTCGATCCGATGTGCAACTTCGCCGCCGCCAAGGCCACGGAGTGGGTGCCGATCCGCGTCGGCACTGATGGCGCCCTGGCGCTCTCCATGTGCCAGGTGATGGTGAACGAACTCACCATCTACGATGAACCCTATCTGCAAGCCAAGACCAACGCTCCCTATCTGATCGGTCCCAACCAGCGCTACGTGCGCGACGAGGCGACCGGCAAGCCGATGGTGTGGGATGTGCAATTTGGTGCGGCCCGCCCCTTCTCTGATGTCAAAGCCGCTGATATGGCGCTGGACGGTGATTTCGAGGTGGGCGGGGTGCCTTGTCAGCCGGCCTTTGAACTGTTGCGGCGACATCTGCGCAAGTTCACGCCGGAGTGGGCCGAGGAGATCACCACCATCCCGGCCGCCAATATCCGCCGCCTCGCCGCCGACTTTGCCAACGAAGCGCATATCGGCAGCACCATCGTTGTCGATGGTGTGACCCTGCCTTACCGGCCAGTGGCGGCCATCGCCTTCCGTGGCTCGCAAGGACACATGAATTCGGTGTACAACTTCTTCGCCATTTCGCTCCTTAATCAATTGGTCGGTGCCGCCGACGTGGTCGGTGGTTGCCTGGGCTTCAATCCTGCCAGCAACGGCTTCGAGGAAACCGGACGGCTGGCCTACAAGCCGCACCCCGATGCCGACGGACTGATGAAGACGGGTACCTGGATGGGATATCACCTGCCCTATCCGATCGCCGAGCCGCGTCTGCCGGAAAAGTCCGGCCTGCAGGACCTCTTCGTATTCGGCCTGACTTCACCGTTTCTCGACTCAGACGATTCCGAAGATCTTTGGCAGAAGCTTGAGCTTCCCTATCGTCCCGAGGTGATGATGAACTTCGGCGCCAACCTGTTGATGAGCATCGCCAACAAGGAGTCGGTAGCCAACTCGCTGGCGAGATACAAGTTCATGTTCTCGTTTGACATTTTTCTCACCGAGACGAGTGCTTTCGCCGATATCGTATTGCCCGACTGCGGTCACCTGCAAACACTGGATTCGCGCTCCAATTACCCCTTCATCTTCAGCTTGCCAGCCGGAATGGGTGAGTGGTGCTGGCCTATTCGCCAACCAGTGCTGCCGCCGGAAGGTGAGCAGCGGCGCTTTCAGGACGTGCTGCTCGATCTCGCTGATCGCATCGGGATCCGCGCCGACGTCAATGCCGCTTACAACGCCTCGATGAATCTGGCCGCCCCCTACCGGCTCCAGGGTGACCGCCAATACACCTATGAGGAAATTTGCGACGCCGAGTTGAAGAGCAACTTCGGCCCCGAGCGCGGCCTCGACTGGTTCAAGGCACACGGCGTCCTGAAGTGGCCGAAAAAGCCCGAGGAGGTCTACTGGCGACCATTCGCCGACGTCCGGGTACCGATCTACTGGGAGTTCATCGTGCCGGTCTACGAAAAGATCAAGGCTATCACGGAGCCGCGCGGTGTCCATGTTCCGCCTGAGTACTATGAACCCCTGCCCGACTTCCTGCCCTGCCTGTCGCACCAATGTAAAGCGCCAGGCTTCGACCTATACGCTTTCTACTATCGCGACATTCTCCACACCAACAGCTTCACCATGGAGAACCCCTGGTTGGACGAGGCAGCGCAGCTCGATCCGCTCTCCTACACTATCGCCATCAACGCCGATACCGGGCGCCAGAAGGGCATCGCTGACGGCGACTGGATCTGTGTCGAAAATGAGAAGGGGCGGAAGGTGAAGGGCCGCGTGCACCTCACCCAGGCAATACACCCGGAAGGGCTGGGCGTTGCCGCCTGCGCCGGGCATTGGGGCGACGGCATGCCGGTCGCTAAGGGTAAGGGGGTATTTTTCAATGATCTGCTTGAACTGGATTGGGAGCATTCGAGCCCGATCAATCTCAATCTTGACTTGTGTGCCCGCGTCAAAGTGACGCTGGAAAAGGAGGGAAAACGATGA
- a CDS encoding 4Fe-4S dicluster domain-containing protein → MRWGMVIDLKRCIACYGCQLACKAENGTPPGVFFARVLKHEEGQFPTVRQLFLPVLCNHCEEPPCVEVCPTGASSKSEEDGVVSIDPDQCVGCRSCMMACPYSNRYFNDKPQHYFPEGPTPFEQRRTAGHQTDIVMKCNFCKDRVAAGKEPACVANCVTVARTFGDLDDPNSEVSRLIKERGGFPLHPELGTKPSVYYLPA, encoded by the coding sequence ATGAGATGGGGAATGGTCATAGACCTCAAGCGCTGCATCGCCTGCTACGGCTGCCAGCTTGCGTGCAAGGCGGAAAATGGAACACCGCCGGGCGTCTTCTTCGCCCGCGTGCTCAAGCACGAGGAGGGGCAGTTTCCGACGGTTCGCCAGCTGTTTCTTCCGGTGCTCTGCAATCACTGCGAGGAGCCGCCCTGCGTCGAGGTATGCCCAACCGGCGCCAGTTCCAAGAGCGAGGAAGACGGCGTGGTCTCCATCGATCCTGACCAGTGCGTCGGCTGTCGCAGCTGCATGATGGCCTGTCCCTACAGCAACCGCTACTTCAACGACAAGCCGCAGCATTACTTCCCGGAAGGCCCGACGCCTTTCGAGCAGCGCCGCACGGCCGGCCACCAGACCGATATCGTGATGAAATGCAACTTCTGCAAGGATCGCGTGGCCGCCGGAAAAGAGCCTGCCTGCGTCGCCAATTGCGTGACAGTGGCGCGTACCTTTGGCGATCTCGACGATCCCAATAGCGAAGTTTCGCGCCTGATCAAGGAGCGTGGCGGATTTCCGCTGCATCCGGAACTGGGTACCAAACCGTCGGTGTACTACTTGCCGGCCTGA